The proteins below are encoded in one region of Amycolatopsis magusensis:
- a CDS encoding amidase has translation MEWSLRTAEELIAAMRAGAVTSVELTDEAIARIERDDEVINAICVPDFDRARAAAHRADQARARGEDRPLLGVPVTVKESYDIAGLPTTWGMPPHRDYVPAEDAVQVTRLKAAGAVVLGKTNVPLGLQDIQSFNDIYGTTTNPWDRDRTSGGSSGGSAAALASGFGALSIASDIAGSLRTPAHFCGVYAHKPTLGLAATRGMVAPSEPAFPTELDLAVVGPMARSARDLTLLLDVMAGPDPLTLGVAHQVALPPARHERLGDFRVLVLDDHPLIPTGSAVRAGVNRVAAALSDGGARVERHSPLLPDLTEAATLYMQLLISGSIARFPMDSLEQLRIRVAELSADDRSLDAVRLRALLFSHRDWMEANNRREHHRHGWRRLFAEFDAVVCPITPTPAFPHDHSPDPMERRIDIDGIEHPYFDQLVWAGLATMPGLPATAVPAGRSPEGLPVGVQLIGPMFEDRTPLRLAELLEQKIGGFEAPA, from the coding sequence ATGGAATGGAGCTTGCGAACGGCCGAAGAACTCATTGCCGCGATGCGCGCCGGTGCGGTGACTTCGGTGGAGCTGACCGACGAGGCGATCGCCCGTATCGAGCGTGACGACGAGGTGATCAACGCGATCTGCGTGCCGGATTTCGACCGGGCACGGGCCGCCGCGCACCGTGCCGACCAGGCACGCGCGCGGGGTGAGGACCGGCCGCTGCTCGGTGTTCCGGTGACGGTCAAGGAGTCGTACGACATCGCCGGGCTGCCCACGACCTGGGGCATGCCGCCGCACCGGGACTACGTGCCCGCCGAGGACGCGGTACAGGTGACGCGACTCAAGGCCGCGGGCGCGGTGGTGCTCGGCAAGACCAATGTGCCGCTGGGACTGCAGGACATCCAGAGTTTCAACGACATCTACGGCACCACCACCAATCCGTGGGATCGCGATCGCACCTCTGGTGGTTCCTCCGGCGGGTCGGCGGCGGCACTGGCGTCCGGGTTCGGCGCGTTGTCCATCGCCTCCGACATCGCGGGCTCGCTGCGCACCCCCGCGCATTTCTGCGGTGTCTACGCACACAAGCCGACGCTCGGACTGGCGGCGACCCGTGGCATGGTCGCGCCGTCCGAGCCGGCCTTCCCGACCGAGCTCGACCTGGCCGTCGTCGGTCCGATGGCGCGCTCCGCCCGCGACCTCACGCTCCTGCTCGACGTCATGGCCGGGCCGGACCCGCTGACGCTCGGTGTGGCGCACCAGGTGGCGCTACCGCCCGCCCGCCACGAGCGGCTCGGCGATTTCCGGGTCCTGGTTCTGGACGACCATCCGCTCATTCCGACCGGGTCCGCCGTGCGGGCGGGCGTGAACCGGGTGGCCGCCGCGCTCTCCGACGGCGGCGCCCGCGTCGAACGGCACAGTCCGCTGCTGCCCGACCTGACCGAAGCCGCGACGCTCTACATGCAGTTGCTGATTTCCGGCTCCATCGCGCGTTTTCCCATGGATTCGCTCGAGCAGCTACGGATTCGCGTCGCCGAACTCAGCGCGGACGACCGGAGTCTGGATGCCGTGCGGCTGCGTGCCCTGCTGTTCAGCCACCGTGACTGGATGGAGGCGAACAACCGCCGCGAACACCACCGCCACGGCTGGCGGCGGCTGTTCGCCGAGTTCGACGCCGTGGTGTGCCCGATCACGCCGACGCCCGCGTTCCCGCACGACCACAGCCCCGATCCGATGGAACGGCGCATCGACATCGACGGCATCGAGCACCCCTATTTCGACCAGCTCGTCTGGGCCGGGCTGGCCACCATGCCCGGTCTGCCCGCCACCGCCGTCCCCGCGGGCCGGTCCCCCGAGGGTCTGCCGGTCGGCGTGCAGCTCATCGGCCCGATGTTCGAAGACCGCACCCCGCTGCGGCTGGCCGAACTGCTGGAACAGAAAATCGGCGGCTTCGAAGCACCGGCGTAG
- a CDS encoding LysR family transcriptional regulator has protein sequence MLDILRLRVLAAIAAHGSVTKAAKHLNYSQPAVSHHLAKLEAETGARLVQRVGRGIRLTPEGEHLARRATEIIGRVDAAAAELSAMVGLRTGRVRLAGFQSALAALVPHAMGVLRREHPGIELHLVEAHPRVALDLLRTGEADIAVVFRYDETTPDDIRTTHLFDDPMYLLSLEPGQTLEGNRDAAWIAGCENCRREFLEACDRAGFVPPIAYTSDDTIVQQALVAAGMGVTTMPGLALRTHHEPGIEASLLPDFRRHVYLATYGDPPDPPATTAFAAALRQAVQHGQWAT, from the coding sequence ATGCTGGATATCCTGCGGTTACGAGTGCTCGCGGCGATCGCCGCGCACGGCTCGGTCACCAAGGCCGCCAAGCACCTGAACTACTCCCAGCCCGCGGTCAGCCACCACCTGGCCAAGCTGGAAGCGGAAACCGGGGCGCGGCTCGTCCAGCGGGTCGGCCGGGGCATCCGGCTCACCCCGGAGGGCGAGCACTTGGCCCGGCGCGCCACCGAGATCATCGGCCGGGTCGACGCCGCCGCCGCGGAACTGTCCGCGATGGTGGGCCTGCGCACCGGCCGCGTCCGGCTCGCCGGCTTCCAGTCGGCGCTCGCCGCGCTGGTGCCGCACGCCATGGGCGTCCTGCGCCGCGAGCACCCCGGCATCGAACTGCACCTGGTCGAGGCCCATCCGCGCGTGGCACTCGACCTGCTGCGAACCGGGGAGGCCGACATCGCGGTCGTCTTCCGCTACGACGAGACGACCCCGGACGACATCCGCACCACGCACCTGTTCGACGACCCGATGTACCTGCTCAGCCTCGAACCCGGCCAGACACTGGAGGGCAACCGCGACGCCGCCTGGATCGCGGGCTGCGAAAACTGCCGCCGCGAGTTCCTCGAAGCCTGTGACCGAGCGGGTTTCGTCCCGCCCATCGCGTACACCAGCGACGACACCATCGTCCAGCAGGCACTGGTCGCCGCGGGCATGGGCGTGACCACCATGCCGGGGCTGGCGCTGCGCACCCACCACGAACCCGGGATCGAAGCCAGCCTCCTCCCCGACTTCCGGCGGCACGTCTACCTGGCCACCTATGGCGACCCACCGGACCCACCCGCGACCACGGCTTTCGCCGCCGCCCTGCGGCAGGCCGTCCAGCACGGGCAATGGGCGACATGA
- a CDS encoding VOC family protein, giving the protein MDNTPNPARGTIQRMDNVAIVVDDLAAAKAFFAELGMELEGEATVEGSSVDRLVALEGVRSDIAMMRMPDGHGRLELTKYQSPSVRDGDPHAPANTLGAHRVMFAVENMDDIIERLRPHGAELVGELVQYENSYRLCYLRGPAGIMVALAEEIR; this is encoded by the coding sequence ATGGACAACACGCCGAACCCCGCACGCGGGACGATCCAGCGGATGGACAACGTCGCCATCGTCGTCGACGACCTCGCCGCCGCGAAGGCGTTCTTCGCCGAACTCGGAATGGAACTGGAAGGCGAGGCGACCGTCGAGGGCAGCTCGGTGGATCGCCTCGTCGCACTCGAGGGGGTCCGCTCGGACATCGCGATGATGCGCATGCCGGACGGCCACGGACGGCTCGAGCTGACCAAGTACCAGTCGCCGTCGGTTCGAGACGGCGATCCGCACGCGCCGGCGAACACCCTGGGCGCGCATCGCGTCATGTTCGCCGTCGAGAACATGGACGACATCATCGAGCGCCTGCGGCCCCACGGCGCCGAACTCGTCGGCGAGCTGGTGCAGTACGAGAACAGCTACCGGCTCTGCTACCTGCGCGGTCCCGCGGGCATCATGGTCGCGCTCGCCGAGGAGATCCGGTGA
- a CDS encoding PQQ-dependent sugar dehydrogenase: MSRRRCRPVTLLAGLFVLALSALLLPPVSAGGAPPAPAVPLTELTVVSEQVASGLRRPIAITGLPDGRMLIAEKNGTVRAYHPDTGLAAEPVLDLTARIDPSDNERGLLGITPAPNFATTGILYVAYTSLPAGALTLARVPLGAPDKLQVLLTQEHAEYGNHNGGQVAFGRDGYLYWSLGDGGHTHDPFKAGQNLSTLLGKIVRIDVNRACGSKPYCVPASNPFVHTPDARPEIWLYGLRNPWRFSIDPVDGSLWIGDVGQGLVEEINHIRPWQRGANLGWSCREGTPIFDPDQCRSGGTYTDPVFEYDHYNDNCSVTGGVVYRGSQTPEARGTYIASDYCSTRVFAVRPQSAGGYENATIGYLPTQPTAIGTDVHGELYVLSDLPGWLNRVRFQHVPPAGANQ; encoded by the coding sequence ATGTCGCGACGGCGTTGTCGCCCGGTCACCTTGCTGGCCGGCCTGTTCGTTCTGGCCCTGTCCGCGTTGCTGTTGCCGCCGGTGTCCGCGGGCGGCGCTCCCCCTGCTCCCGCGGTGCCGCTCACCGAGTTGACCGTGGTGTCCGAGCAGGTGGCGTCCGGTCTGCGGCGCCCGATCGCGATCACCGGACTCCCCGACGGGCGGATGCTGATCGCGGAGAAGAACGGCACCGTCCGCGCCTACCACCCCGACACCGGCCTCGCCGCCGAACCGGTGCTCGACCTGACCGCCCGGATCGACCCCTCGGACAACGAACGCGGCCTGCTCGGCATCACCCCCGCGCCGAACTTCGCCACCACCGGCATCCTCTACGTCGCCTACACCAGCCTGCCCGCCGGCGCGCTGACCCTCGCCCGCGTGCCCCTCGGCGCACCCGACAAGCTCCAGGTCCTGCTCACCCAGGAGCACGCCGAATACGGCAACCACAACGGCGGACAGGTCGCCTTCGGTCGCGACGGCTACCTCTACTGGTCTCTCGGCGACGGCGGCCACACCCACGACCCGTTCAAAGCCGGACAGAACCTGTCCACCCTGCTCGGCAAGATCGTGCGCATCGACGTCAACCGCGCTTGCGGCTCCAAGCCTTATTGCGTGCCCGCCAGCAATCCCTTCGTCCACACCCCGGACGCCCGCCCGGAAATCTGGCTCTACGGACTGCGCAACCCTTGGCGCTTCTCCATCGACCCGGTTGACGGCTCACTGTGGATCGGCGACGTCGGCCAAGGCCTCGTCGAGGAAATCAACCACATCCGCCCCTGGCAGCGCGGCGCGAACCTCGGCTGGTCCTGCCGCGAAGGCACCCCCATCTTCGACCCCGACCAATGCCGCTCCGGTGGCACCTACACCGACCCCGTCTTCGAATACGACCACTACAACGACAACTGCTCAGTCACCGGCGGCGTCGTCTACCGGGGATCCCAGACGCCAGAGGCACGCGGCACCTACATCGCCAGCGACTACTGCTCGACGCGCGTGTTCGCCGTGCGTCCCCAGTCGGCCGGTGGCTACGAAAACGCCACCATCGGCTACCTCCCCACCCAGCCCACCGCCATCGGCACCGACGTGCATGGTGAGTTGTACGTGCTCAGCGACCTGCCCGGATGGCTCAACCGCGTCCGCTTCCAGCACGTTCCGCCTGCTGGGGCGAACCAGTGA
- a CDS encoding STAS domain-containing protein, with protein MTTGGDEALSISVAEQAGCRVVAVSGELTITAYPELRDVMLKCAVEQPSAVIVDIEELRVATPSLVSVFAQVSMRLSDWPGVPVLLVAGEEASRRLFEHTPVPRFVPVFPTVDDAVGGSTDRLQRRRAKLTLPRLISTTRQAREFTRHITEYWLPGNEVVADAVVVANELVDNVLVHTQSEPALRLELRADLLSVAVGDLSPDPALIREGKGGNGLVVVAQLAKVWGSSPAMAEGKVVWAVLDTEPPVIGLPVFKPHDGR; from the coding sequence GTGACGACCGGCGGAGACGAAGCCCTTTCCATCTCGGTGGCCGAACAGGCGGGGTGCCGCGTGGTGGCGGTATCCGGGGAATTGACCATCACCGCGTACCCGGAGTTGCGCGACGTGATGCTGAAGTGCGCGGTGGAACAGCCGTCCGCGGTGATCGTGGACATCGAGGAGTTGCGTGTCGCCACGCCCAGCCTGGTGAGCGTGTTCGCCCAGGTGTCGATGCGGCTGTCCGACTGGCCGGGCGTGCCCGTGCTGCTCGTCGCCGGGGAAGAGGCGTCGCGGCGGCTCTTCGAGCACACGCCGGTGCCCCGGTTCGTGCCGGTCTTCCCGACGGTGGACGACGCGGTGGGCGGATCGACGGACCGGCTCCAGCGGCGGCGGGCCAAGCTGACGCTGCCCAGGCTGATCAGCACCACCCGGCAGGCCAGGGAGTTCACCCGGCACATCACCGAGTATTGGCTGCCGGGCAACGAAGTCGTGGCCGACGCGGTGGTGGTGGCCAACGAACTGGTCGACAACGTGCTCGTCCACACCCAGTCCGAACCCGCACTGCGGCTGGAACTCCGCGCGGATCTGCTCAGCGTCGCCGTGGGTGACCTCTCCCCGGACCCGGCGCTGATCCGCGAGGGCAAGGGCGGGAACGGCCTGGTGGTGGTCGCGCAGCTGGCGAAGGTGTGGGGGAGCAGCCCGGCGATGGCCGAGGGCAAGGTGGTCTGGGCGGTGCTGGACACCGAGCCACCCGTCATCGGACTGCCCGTGTTCAAACCCCACGATGGAAGGTGA